A genome region from Altererythrobacter aquiaggeris includes the following:
- a CDS encoding cation:proton antiporter gives MFLVAGVAAVPLASRLGMGSVLGYLIAGIVISPALAFLNVDVVSIQHFAEFGVVMMLFLVGLELEPKLLWSMRSRLLGLGGGQVVLTTAAVMGVAMVLGQAWSVALAIGLVMALSSTAIVLQSLGEKGLLKSDGGQSGFSVLLFQDIAVIPMLALIPLLALPELAQTMSGAPGAEGEHGGGAISLVAGLPGWAAGLVTLGAIAAVIGTGSYLTGPIFRFIAASRMRELFVAAALMIVVGIALLMSLVGLSPALGTFLAGVVLANSEYRHELESDIDPFKGLLLGLFFMTVGAGINFALLFDNFAVIAGLTLGLIALKAAILFVLAVAFKIGGADRWLFSLGLAQAGEFGFVLLSITVASAVIPGDLSDRLLLIVALSMLLTPALFIIYDRIIAPLYSGGKDREMDAIEENCEVIIAGHGRVGGIVRRILRGTGLEPTVIDFSSRQLELLKAFDVHAYYGDATRPDMLSAAGINDAKLFVIAIDGKEQITGLVKYMIKHHPRVHIVARAVDRNHVYDLWYAGCRDIIRETYDGSLRMGRSAIEALGYSRDQADRMVATFNEMDRSTMRNAADHYDPDVPAHENEDYLASIREIKGGWEAELTSRMATIMAETNE, from the coding sequence ATCTTTCTCGTCGCCGGGGTCGCCGCAGTCCCGCTGGCCTCGCGGCTGGGGATGGGTTCCGTGCTGGGTTATCTGATCGCAGGTATCGTAATCAGTCCGGCACTGGCATTTTTGAACGTGGACGTGGTTTCGATCCAGCACTTCGCCGAATTCGGCGTAGTCATGATGCTGTTTCTGGTCGGGCTGGAACTTGAACCGAAACTGCTTTGGTCGATGCGCTCAAGGCTGCTTGGCCTTGGCGGTGGGCAGGTTGTGCTGACCACAGCGGCCGTAATGGGTGTCGCTATGGTGCTGGGGCAAGCATGGTCGGTCGCACTCGCAATCGGGCTGGTGATGGCTCTGTCATCAACAGCGATTGTTCTCCAGTCGTTGGGCGAAAAGGGGCTGCTGAAAAGCGACGGGGGACAATCGGGCTTCTCCGTCCTGCTGTTTCAGGACATCGCCGTGATCCCGATGCTGGCACTGATCCCCTTGCTTGCGCTGCCCGAATTGGCGCAAACCATGTCCGGTGCGCCGGGTGCTGAAGGAGAACACGGCGGCGGCGCCATCAGTCTGGTTGCCGGATTGCCCGGCTGGGCTGCGGGGCTCGTAACGCTGGGCGCTATCGCTGCAGTGATCGGGACGGGTTCCTACCTCACCGGCCCGATATTCAGATTTATCGCCGCCAGCCGAATGCGAGAACTGTTTGTGGCCGCTGCGCTGATGATTGTCGTCGGCATCGCGCTGCTGATGTCGCTGGTCGGCCTGTCACCTGCTTTGGGCACATTTCTTGCGGGTGTCGTGTTGGCGAACAGCGAATATCGTCACGAGTTGGAAAGCGATATCGATCCGTTCAAAGGCCTGTTGCTGGGCCTGTTTTTCATGACTGTGGGCGCGGGTATCAACTTCGCCCTGCTATTTGATAATTTTGCAGTCATCGCAGGATTGACGCTTGGTCTTATCGCCTTGAAGGCCGCGATCCTGTTTGTTCTGGCGGTGGCTTTCAAAATCGGCGGGGCCGATCGCTGGCTGTTCAGCCTCGGACTGGCGCAGGCGGGCGAGTTCGGTTTCGTATTGCTGTCCATTACGGTCGCCAGCGCGGTTATTCCGGGTGATCTGTCTGACAGGCTGCTTTTGATTGTGGCGCTATCGATGCTTCTCACTCCGGCACTATTCATTATTTATGACCGGATTATCGCGCCGCTCTATTCGGGCGGTAAGGACCGCGAGATGGATGCAATCGAGGAAAATTGCGAAGTCATCATCGCGGGACATGGCCGGGTCGGGGGAATTGTCAGGCGTATTTTGCGCGGCACCGGGCTGGAGCCTACGGTTATCGATTTCAGTTCGAGGCAGCTGGAACTGCTCAAGGCATTTGATGTCCATGCCTATTACGGCGACGCAACCCGTCCCGATATGCTGTCCGCGGCGGGTATCAACGATGCCAAATTGTTCGTCATCGCGATTGACGGCAAGGAACAGATTACCGGGCTGGTCAAATATATGATCAAGCATCACCCGCGGGTCCACATTGTGGCGCGTGCGGTCGATCGCAATCATGTTTACGACCTTTGGTATGCCGGATGCCGCGATATTATCCGCGAAACTTATGACGGTTCGCTTAGGATGGGACGATCGGCAATCGAGGCGCTTGGCTATTCGCGAGACCAGGCTGACCGGATGGTGGCGACATTCAACGAAATGGACCGCAGCACAATGCGGAATGCTGCCGATCATTACGATCCCGACGTACCTGCGCATGAAAATGAGGATTATCTGGCAAGTATTCGCGAAATCAAGGGCGGTTGGGAAGCGGAACTGACATCGCGGATGGCGACAATCATGGCAGAAACAAACGAATGA
- a CDS encoding hemolysin family protein: MPETDSPSGGTNGEAESSNGLWLAIRKFLKFGVSDQSLRAQIEEAIDEHEDENPGDDTVAPNGDLSGVERQMLRNLLHFSEHDADDVAIPRGKIIAVPASASWEDLVEHFAEHGHSRFPVYRDTLDEVIGMIHIKDVFPFLARKTDPPADWTILMRQPLYVPQARGALDVLADMRAHRMHLAVVLDEYSGTDGLITIEDLVEEIVGDIEDEHDEVPEVLIASIGEGMWDADARVELDDLAQQVDPRLAEVEGQVDTLGGLAFVLAGQVPSVGDILEHDSGWQIEVTATDETHVKRLRLHPPSEDAEAD, translated from the coding sequence ATGCCCGAAACTGATTCCCCCTCTGGCGGGACTAATGGAGAAGCGGAGAGTAGCAACGGGCTTTGGCTCGCCATCCGCAAATTCCTTAAATTCGGTGTCAGCGACCAAAGTCTGCGCGCGCAGATCGAAGAAGCGATCGACGAACATGAGGATGAAAACCCGGGCGATGATACCGTTGCCCCGAATGGCGATTTATCCGGCGTTGAGCGGCAAATGCTCCGCAACCTGCTTCATTTCAGCGAACATGATGCTGACGACGTTGCGATACCGCGCGGTAAAATCATTGCTGTGCCTGCCTCTGCATCGTGGGAAGACCTGGTCGAACATTTTGCCGAGCACGGTCATTCGCGTTTCCCCGTGTACCGTGACACACTGGATGAAGTGATCGGGATGATCCACATCAAGGACGTATTTCCCTTCCTTGCTCGCAAAACCGACCCGCCCGCTGATTGGACCATATTGATGCGTCAGCCGCTGTACGTGCCGCAGGCACGCGGCGCGCTGGACGTGCTGGCCGATATGCGCGCGCACCGGATGCATCTGGCGGTCGTGCTGGATGAATATTCGGGCACAGACGGCCTCATCACTATCGAGGATCTGGTCGAGGAAATCGTCGGGGATATCGAAGACGAGCATGACGAGGTGCCCGAAGTTCTGATCGCGTCGATTGGTGAGGGAATGTGGGATGCCGACGCCCGGGTCGAGCTGGACGATCTTGCCCAGCAAGTCGATCCGCGTCTTGCAGAGGTCGAAGGCCAGGTTGATACGCTTGGCGGGTTGGCGTTCGTGCTGGCTGGCCAGGTCCCTTCAGTGGGCGACATATTGGAACATGACAGCGGTTGGCAGATCGAAGTCACTGCGACCGACGAAACGCATGTCAAGCGTCTGCGGCTTCACCCGCCAAGCGAAGATGCGGAAGCTGACTAG
- a CDS encoding peptidylprolyl isomerase — protein sequence MADQKLTLTTETGDIVIKLRPDLAPGHVERITQLAKAGFYDGVIFHRVIPGFMAQGGDPTGTGMGGSDHPDLKAEFNAEPHVRGTCSMARSQMPDSANSQFFICFDDAHFLDGQYTAWGQVEEGMEHVDALPKGEPPANPGKIVKATVS from the coding sequence ATGGCCGACCAGAAATTGACCCTTACCACCGAAACCGGCGATATTGTTATCAAGCTGCGTCCTGATCTGGCGCCGGGCCATGTCGAGCGGATAACCCAGCTTGCCAAAGCCGGATTTTACGACGGGGTGATTTTTCACCGCGTAATCCCCGGCTTCATGGCGCAAGGCGGCGACCCGACGGGCACCGGCATGGGCGGTAGCGACCACCCCGATCTGAAGGCCGAATTCAACGCCGAGCCGCATGTTCGCGGAACGTGCAGCATGGCACGCAGCCAGATGCCCGACAGCGCCAACAGCCAGTTTTTCATTTGCTTCGACGATGCCCATTTCCTCGACGGTCAATATACCGCCTGGGGCCAGGTGGAAGAAGGCATGGAACACGTCGATGCGCTGCCCAAGGGCGAGCCACCGGCGAACCCCGGCAAGATTGTGAAAGCCACTGTCAGCTAG
- a CDS encoding PhoH family protein, with the protein MARKTVRAVSTAPARPANDAAAERATVELRFEDQSLLVPLFGQFDTNLVQVENRLGVYIAARGDKVMIEGPTEAVARARDVLDAMREKLSIGQELDAGAIDSLIAMSNEPTLEGIVRGTPDHPPIMIRTRRKTIVPRSAKQAQYMEQLARDDIIFALGPAGTGKTYVAVAQAVSQLITGSVQRLILSRPAVEAGEKLGFLPGDMKDKVDPYLRPLYDALNDCMPPEQVERRIASGEIEIAPIAFMRGRTLADSFIILDEAQNTTREQMKMFLTRFGQNSRMVVCGDPKQVDIPGGDRMSGLADAVGRLEEIEDISVTRFSAADVVRHPIVGRIVEAYEGPDA; encoded by the coding sequence ATGGCTCGCAAGACAGTTCGCGCGGTTTCCACCGCGCCAGCAAGACCCGCAAATGACGCCGCTGCCGAGCGCGCGACGGTGGAGCTTAGATTCGAAGACCAATCCTTGTTGGTCCCGCTTTTCGGACAATTCGATACCAATCTCGTGCAGGTGGAAAATCGCCTGGGCGTGTATATTGCTGCGCGCGGCGACAAGGTCATGATCGAAGGTCCCACCGAAGCGGTAGCGCGAGCGCGTGATGTGCTCGACGCCATGCGCGAAAAGCTGTCGATCGGGCAGGAACTTGATGCTGGTGCGATCGATTCGCTCATCGCCATGTCGAATGAACCCACGCTTGAAGGGATTGTGAGGGGCACACCCGACCATCCGCCGATCATGATCCGCACGCGCCGCAAAACTATCGTGCCGCGCTCGGCCAAGCAGGCCCAGTATATGGAGCAGCTTGCGCGCGACGATATCATCTTCGCATTGGGTCCAGCGGGTACCGGCAAAACCTATGTCGCGGTGGCACAGGCCGTCAGCCAGCTTATTACGGGCAGCGTACAGCGCCTGATACTCTCGCGTCCGGCCGTGGAGGCAGGCGAAAAACTCGGCTTTTTGCCCGGCGACATGAAGGACAAGGTCGATCCCTATCTGCGCCCGCTATATGATGCGCTGAATGATTGTATGCCGCCCGAACAGGTCGAACGCAGGATTGCCAGCGGCGAGATTGAAATAGCGCCAATTGCGTTCATGCGCGGGCGGACATTGGCAGACAGTTTCATCATCCTCGACGAGGCGCAGAACACCACACGCGAGCAGATGAAGATGTTTCTCACCAGGTTTGGCCAGAACAGCCGCATGGTCGTGTGCGGCGATCCCAAACAGGTCGATATTCCCGGCGGTGACAGGATGAGCGGGTTAGCCGATGCAGTCGGACGGCTGGAAGAAATTGAAGACATTTCCGTCACTCGCTTCAGCGCCGCAGACGTGGTGCGGCATCCCATCGTGGGCCGCATTGTCGAGGCTTACGAAGGTCCCGACGCCTGA
- the ybeY gene encoding rRNA maturation RNase YbeY, producing MILEIDIEHWPGGDWETLAGQAAKAAGETAPELSEPRLYTSLLFTSDAEVHSLNREWRNRDKATNVLSFPMLERDALLAVTGEGPPELLGDIALAHETCAREAAAKGIALQDHAAHLIIHGLLHLAGYDHEISTDDAVQMEALETKALALMGVADPYGDRETNGEN from the coding sequence ATGATATTGGAAATCGATATCGAGCATTGGCCCGGCGGTGATTGGGAAACGCTTGCCGGACAGGCTGCCAAAGCTGCCGGCGAGACCGCGCCGGAGCTTTCCGAGCCGCGGCTCTATACCAGCCTTTTATTCACCTCGGACGCCGAAGTGCATTCGCTCAACCGCGAATGGCGCAATCGTGACAAAGCGACTAATGTCCTGTCTTTCCCGATGCTTGAACGTGATGCCTTATTGGCGGTAACAGGCGAAGGTCCACCCGAATTGCTAGGCGATATCGCTTTGGCGCATGAAACCTGCGCGCGCGAAGCTGCCGCAAAAGGAATCGCGCTGCAAGATCACGCCGCGCATCTGATCATCCACGGATTACTGCATCTGGCGGGCTACGATCATGAGATATCCACCGATGATGCCGTGCAAATGGAGGCGCTCGAAACAAAGGCGCTTGCACTGATGGGGGTGGCGGACCCATATGGGGACCGTGAAACAAATGGAGAGAATTGA
- a CDS encoding LysR substrate-binding domain-containing protein, whose protein sequence is MVGRRILPPLRALEAFMRTVRLGSAKAAAAELGLSPSALSRRLTNLEEFTGRKLFTRASQSMGLTDEGRAFFAAISPHLDALAEAVGSQSDNLGLLRMRLGVLPLFGSQRLFPRLPELRKLHPLLHIDIDTGPHLDERVGDTLDAAIILTQQPDPAMHSVRLDHNMVHAICSRALVDQISASPAIAVLNRQTFMIHQELPDSFTAWKDAVGMHDLDPVAIDHFDSGQLILEAAAQGLGIAIMHDDHMARAADSRLAKLFDIAVESPYSYWFICRPKELELRPVRLFHDWLVGAGL, encoded by the coding sequence ATGGTCGGCCGCCGCATCCTCCCGCCTCTTCGGGCACTCGAAGCCTTCATGCGCACGGTGCGCCTTGGTTCGGCCAAGGCAGCAGCTGCGGAACTGGGACTTAGCCCCAGCGCCTTATCGCGGCGGCTAACAAATCTGGAAGAATTTACCGGCCGGAAATTGTTTACCCGTGCCAGCCAGTCGATGGGCCTGACAGACGAGGGCCGGGCTTTCTTCGCTGCGATCTCGCCGCATCTTGATGCCTTGGCGGAGGCTGTTGGCAGCCAGTCGGACAATCTGGGACTTTTGCGGATGCGACTGGGCGTTTTACCCCTGTTCGGCAGTCAGCGACTGTTCCCGCGTTTACCCGAATTGCGAAAGCTGCACCCGCTTCTGCATATCGATATCGACACCGGTCCGCATCTGGACGAGCGCGTTGGTGATACGTTGGATGCGGCGATTATTCTTACGCAGCAACCCGACCCCGCAATGCACTCTGTGCGGCTCGACCACAACATGGTCCACGCTATTTGCAGCCGCGCTCTGGTCGATCAGATCAGCGCCAGCCCGGCGATTGCAGTCCTGAACCGGCAAACTTTCATGATCCATCAGGAACTGCCCGATAGCTTCACAGCATGGAAAGATGCTGTGGGGATGCACGATCTCGATCCGGTAGCCATCGACCACTTCGATTCCGGGCAGCTGATACTGGAAGCTGCAGCCCAAGGTCTGGGTATTGCCATTATGCATGATGATCACATGGCGCGGGCCGCAGACAGCCGCCTGGCCAAACTTTTCGATATCGCGGTAGAAAGCCCGTACAGTTACTGGTTCATCTGCCGCCCGAAAGAACTGGAGCTGCGCCCCGTGCGCCTGTTCCATGATTGGCTGGTCGGCGCAGGTTTATAG